In Paenibacillus sp. FSL R7-0345, a single window of DNA contains:
- a CDS encoding beta-glucoside-specific PTS transporter subunit IIABC gives MDNQNLAREIIRNVGGRSNISHLEHCVTRLRFTLKDESAAQTDTINNLDGVMTVVKSGGQYQVVIGNKVKEVYKEVTDQLGGAVVSNDAEAAPPGKKKNAFNRFVDVIVGIISPIIGLLAAAGIIKGMLGLATALDWLAATDGTYILLNALGDGLFYFMPIIVGFSAGRKFNGNPFIPAAIGAALVYPAVITAYNAGDSLTFAGIPVVLASYTSSLFPIILAAWVAAKLEKWFERKLPASLRLFFVPLFTILITGILTFLLVGPVLTEASSLLADATMWIYNLSPVVAGVVLGGLWQLIVIFGLHYAFIPVLINNITTLQYDPVNAILSASVFAQVGAALGVFLKSRNAKVRSIAGPAAISAFMGVTEPAIYGISLPYKKPFVMAGIAGAVGGGITAAMSAKMFGFGGGGIFAAPMFINPAGLDNSFYAYVIASAVAVVIATVLTYLFGFKDKQETPAAAPAVSGASSTAPGAGTKTQVYNSIQGKIIPLSEVPDEAFASGAMGSGYAVIPADNKVYAPFDGTVVTVANSKHAVAIVSDDGVELLIHMGINTVKLKGAPFELKVKENDRVQKGQLLAIVDWNMIRDNQFQVTTPVIVTNTAEHESVELKAYRSSEVKIGELVLSIR, from the coding sequence ATGGACAATCAGAACTTAGCCCGGGAGATTATCCGGAATGTCGGGGGCCGGAGCAACATCAGCCACCTGGAGCATTGTGTCACCCGGTTACGATTTACGCTTAAGGATGAATCCGCCGCCCAGACGGATACGATCAATAATCTGGACGGCGTTATGACAGTGGTCAAAAGCGGAGGCCAATACCAGGTTGTCATCGGCAACAAGGTAAAAGAGGTCTATAAAGAGGTCACAGACCAGCTCGGCGGAGCGGTCGTGTCGAATGATGCAGAAGCAGCGCCACCCGGCAAAAAGAAAAATGCCTTTAACCGCTTCGTCGATGTAATCGTCGGCATTATCTCACCGATCATCGGCCTGCTGGCTGCTGCCGGGATTATTAAAGGGATGCTTGGTCTGGCCACTGCACTGGACTGGCTGGCGGCAACAGACGGCACTTATATTCTGCTGAATGCGCTCGGAGACGGGCTGTTCTATTTCATGCCGATTATTGTCGGCTTCTCGGCCGGCCGGAAATTTAACGGCAACCCGTTTATCCCGGCAGCCATCGGCGCCGCACTGGTCTATCCGGCGGTCATTACCGCCTACAATGCGGGTGACAGCCTGACATTTGCCGGCATTCCGGTTGTGCTGGCGAGCTACACCTCGTCACTGTTTCCGATCATTCTGGCTGCCTGGGTTGCTGCGAAGCTTGAGAAATGGTTCGAGCGCAAACTTCCCGCCTCACTGAGGCTGTTCTTCGTTCCGCTCTTTACCATTCTGATTACCGGGATTCTAACCTTCCTGCTGGTAGGTCCGGTACTGACGGAAGCAAGCAGTCTGCTGGCAGATGCGACCATGTGGATTTATAACCTCAGTCCGGTCGTTGCGGGTGTTGTTCTCGGCGGGCTGTGGCAGCTGATTGTCATCTTCGGCCTGCATTATGCTTTTATCCCGGTGCTGATCAACAATATTACAACGCTCCAGTATGATCCGGTGAATGCGATTCTGAGTGCCTCTGTATTTGCGCAGGTTGGTGCGGCGCTCGGGGTGTTCCTGAAGTCAAGAAATGCGAAGGTACGCAGCATTGCCGGTCCGGCCGCCATATCCGCCTTCATGGGTGTAACAGAGCCGGCGATTTACGGGATCTCGCTTCCGTACAAAAAGCCTTTTGTCATGGCGGGAATTGCCGGGGCTGTAGGCGGCGGTATTACTGCGGCGATGAGTGCAAAGATGTTCGGCTTCGGGGGCGGGGGGATTTTTGCAGCTCCGATGTTCATTAATCCTGCAGGGCTCGACAACAGCTTCTATGCCTATGTCATTGCAAGTGCGGTGGCCGTCGTTATCGCAACCGTGCTCACCTATCTGTTCGGCTTCAAGGACAAGCAGGAGACTCCAGCGGCAGCGCCGGCAGTATCCGGGGCAAGCAGCACAGCACCAGGGGCGGGTACAAAAACCCAGGTCTACAACTCCATACAAGGTAAGATTATCCCGCTCAGCGAGGTGCCGGACGAAGCCTTTGCAAGCGGTGCAATGGGCAGCGGCTACGCCGTCATTCCTGCGGATAATAAAGTTTACGCGCCGTTCGACGGTACGGTGGTAACCGTGGCGAATTCCAAGCATGCTGTTGCGATTGTGTCAGATGACGGTGTGGAGCTACTGATCCATATGGGGATTAATACCGTTAAGCTGAAGGGTGCGCCGTTTGAGCTTAAGGTCAAGGAGAATGATCGTGTCCAAAAAGGCCAGCTGCTGGCCATTGTCGACTGGAACATGATCCGGGACAACCAGTTCCAGGTGACGACCCCGGTAATTGTTACTAATACAGCAGAGCATGAATCGGTTGAGCTCAAGGCATACCGTAGCAGCGAGGTTAAGATAGGTGAGCTGGTACTGAGCATCCGCTAA
- a CDS encoding transposase, protein MAERKRYNKQFKEETVKYIQEQRKSMDEIALELNIPKGTLKSWMMTYRQFPDEPFVGSGKLRTQEQQIVTLEQKNKDLEEEVAILKKALHIFSKDRS, encoded by the coding sequence GTGGCGGAACGGAAGCGATATAACAAACAGTTCAAAGAAGAAACGGTGAAGTATATCCAGGAACAAAGAAAATCCATGGACGAGATTGCCCTGGAACTTAATATTCCCAAGGGGACTCTCAAGAGCTGGATGATGACCTACCGGCAGTTCCCCGATGAGCCGTTTGTAGGAAGTGGTAAGCTGCGTACTCAAGAACAACAGATTGTAACGCTAGAACAAAAGAACAAAGATCTCGAAGAGGAAGTCGCTATCCTAAAAAAAGCGTTGCACATCTTCAGCAAAGACCGGAGCTGA
- a CDS encoding IS3 family transposase — protein MEEHRSTFRIEKMCSVLGVSRSGYYKWRTAPPSKRKQSRDYLVERIKYHFHDNDAIYGSPKITRKLHEEGLSVGEKTVGRLMRAHELRSQAMGRFKVQTTDSNHDSPIAPNWLNQHFDVCTKPNQVWVTDITYIRTRQGTVYLASVLDLYTRKIVGWQLGNRMKVELVSAALDKAYAAQKPDKGVIHHSDRGSQYASVEYRKKLKEYHMIRSMSRRGNCYDNACIESFHSILKREMIYRRATFQTQKEAANHLFRYIEFFYNRKRIHSKLGYLSPDRFESQYYSTLKRAN, from the coding sequence ATTGAGGAGCACCGCTCAACATTCCGGATCGAGAAGATGTGCAGCGTACTCGGTGTATCCCGAAGTGGATATTACAAATGGCGGACAGCCCCTCCTAGTAAACGGAAGCAGAGCCGGGACTATCTGGTCGAGCGTATCAAGTACCACTTTCATGACAATGATGCGATTTATGGCAGTCCAAAAATCACCAGAAAACTGCATGAAGAAGGACTCTCGGTTGGTGAAAAAACCGTAGGTAGACTCATGCGGGCACATGAGCTCCGCTCCCAGGCAATGGGAAGATTTAAAGTCCAAACCACAGATTCAAACCATGACTCCCCCATTGCTCCGAATTGGCTAAACCAACATTTTGATGTGTGCACAAAACCTAACCAAGTTTGGGTTACAGATATTACCTATATCCGTACGCGCCAAGGCACGGTCTATTTAGCGAGTGTTCTTGACTTGTATACGCGTAAAATTGTGGGTTGGCAGCTCGGAAACCGAATGAAAGTAGAGTTGGTTTCTGCGGCGCTAGACAAGGCCTACGCAGCCCAGAAACCGGACAAGGGAGTCATTCACCATTCGGACCGGGGAAGCCAGTACGCCTCCGTAGAATACCGCAAGAAGTTAAAAGAGTACCATATGATTCGCAGTATGAGTCGCAGGGGAAACTGCTACGACAATGCGTGCATTGAATCGTTCCACAGCATTCTTAAGCGAGAAATGATTTACCGTAGGGCGACCTTCCAAACTCAGAAAGAAGCTGCAAACCATCTGTTCCGTTATATTGAGTTCTTTTACAACCGGAAACGAATACACAGTAAGCTAGGCTATCTCTCCCCGGATCGCTTTGAGTCACAGTATTACAGCACACTTAAACGTGCCAACTGA
- a CDS encoding LCP family protein: MDQRSKRKKAQRSKARKRTLLISTSAVLGTCLIAGAVYAGTLYFKAERALDQISASGSVPGETAGSASPAPAATETPAAEDEDKNKPLTFLLAGVDNRSGSGGTMNTDVIMPVVYEPASRRLSILSIPRDMKLTSSELGTHKANYYYAYYYAHNKGEDLSKTREYFGDLLQMDLDHMVLVNFAAFSSIVDELGGLDIDVEMDMRYVDNADGTNINLKKGMQHLSGKEVLDYVRYRKSNRGTAESSDFSRNERQQKVLNQILDKLDSVSGIAKWGDIIDILGDNIRTDIPKDQLVSWIMNYNNMKPAASELITLESEWKSPYVYANEEDLLEKLEKLRSPLGLPALDTSELKHDFGLVN, translated from the coding sequence ATGGATCAACGGAGCAAGAGAAAGAAAGCACAGCGCAGCAAAGCCCGCAAACGCACTTTGCTGATCAGCACGTCTGCTGTGCTCGGCACATGTCTGATTGCCGGCGCTGTATATGCCGGAACACTGTATTTTAAGGCCGAACGGGCGCTTGACCAGATTTCGGCGTCGGGCTCTGTTCCGGGTGAAACGGCCGGTTCGGCATCCCCTGCCCCGGCGGCTACGGAGACCCCGGCTGCTGAAGACGAAGATAAGAACAAGCCGCTTACGTTTCTGCTGGCCGGTGTGGACAACAGAAGCGGCAGCGGCGGGACGATGAATACGGATGTCATTATGCCGGTTGTCTATGAACCTGCTTCCCGGCGTCTGTCCATTCTGTCTATTCCCCGGGATATGAAGCTTACCAGCAGCGAGCTTGGTACACATAAGGCGAACTATTACTATGCTTATTATTATGCGCATAACAAAGGCGAGGATTTGAGCAAGACGAGGGAATACTTCGGTGATCTGCTGCAAATGGACCTAGATCATATGGTTCTTGTTAATTTTGCGGCCTTCAGCAGCATTGTCGATGAGCTGGGCGGGCTGGATATCGATGTGGAGATGGATATGCGTTATGTGGATAATGCCGATGGCACCAATATCAATCTCAAAAAAGGGATGCAGCATCTGAGCGGCAAAGAAGTGCTCGATTACGTCCGCTACCGCAAGTCGAACCGCGGAACCGCGGAATCCTCCGATTTCTCCCGTAATGAACGGCAGCAGAAAGTGCTGAATCAGATTCTGGACAAGCTGGATTCCGTCAGCGGTATTGCCAAGTGGGGAGACATTATTGATATTCTGGGCGATAATATCCGGACGGATATTCCCAAAGACCAGCTGGTCAGCTGGATTATGAATTACAACAACATGAAGCCGGCTGCAAGTGAACTGATCACTCTGGAATCGGAATGGAAGAGCCCATACGTCTATGCGAACGAAGAGGATCTGCTGGAGAAGCTGGAGAAGCTGCGCAGTCCGCTTGGCCTGCCTGCACTGGACACCTCGGAGCTGAAGCATGATTTCGGGCTTGTGAATTAG
- a CDS encoding bile acid:sodium symporter family protein, with translation MLLKLNRVLNRMMPLITPVSVLAGVLCGSALTPYTYLSPWLFAFMTFAGSISLGVRDFVNVIKKPLPLFVCLFILHIAMPLVAFGLGNLLYYTDQFTITGLVLAAVIPTGVSSFIWVSIYKGNTALTLTIILIDTLLAPFIVPGVLSVLIGTNVELDTWAMMSSLFWMIVVPSLLGMALNEWSKGAVAPVWSPRLNPFSKLFMAAVIMINGSVISPYLANIDLKLVGLAAVIVFMASTGYVLCFLTARVLRWNEADEVALIFNGGMRNISAGAVLAVSYFPAPVAVPVVLGMVFQQVLASLAGFILGRRSKASHPADRTSAA, from the coding sequence ATGCTTCTTAAACTGAACCGTGTGCTCAACCGGATGATGCCGCTGATTACCCCGGTTAGCGTGCTTGCGGGAGTGCTCTGCGGAAGTGCGCTTACCCCTTATACCTACTTGTCCCCCTGGCTGTTTGCCTTTATGACATTTGCCGGTAGCATCAGCCTCGGCGTCAGGGATTTCGTAAATGTAATCAAAAAGCCGCTGCCCTTGTTCGTCTGTCTGTTTATTCTGCACATTGCGATGCCGCTGGTCGCTTTCGGTCTTGGAAATCTGCTGTATTATACCGACCAATTTACGATTACCGGCCTGGTGCTGGCCGCTGTCATCCCGACCGGGGTCAGCAGCTTTATCTGGGTGAGCATTTATAAAGGCAATACTGCCCTTACACTAACCATTATTCTGATCGATACCCTGCTGGCACCGTTTATCGTCCCGGGCGTACTGTCCGTGCTCATCGGCACGAATGTGGAGCTGGATACCTGGGCGATGATGAGCAGCCTGTTCTGGATGATTGTTGTTCCTTCGCTGCTTGGAATGGCGCTTAATGAATGGAGCAAGGGGGCGGTCGCTCCCGTCTGGAGCCCGCGGCTGAATCCCTTCTCCAAGCTGTTCATGGCAGCCGTCATTATGATTAACGGTTCGGTCATTTCGCCGTATCTGGCCAACATTGACCTCAAACTGGTCGGCCTGGCTGCTGTTATCGTGTTCATGGCTTCTACCGGCTATGTTCTCTGCTTCCTGACCGCCAGGGTGCTGCGCTGGAATGAGGCTGACGAGGTCGCATTGATTTTTAACGGAGGCATGCGTAATATCAGCGCAGGTGCTGTGCTCGCCGTATCCTATTTCCCGGCTCCGGTTGCTGTGCCTGTCGTTCTCGGCATGGTATTCCAGCAGGTGCTTGCTTCGCTGGCCGGGTTCATTCTCGGCCGGCGCTCCAAGGCCAGCCATCCGGCAGACCGGACTTCAGCGGCCTAA
- a CDS encoding TetR/AcrR family transcriptional regulator C-terminal domain-containing protein — MDKEMQRLDPRVLRTRQLLKNALVELLEEMEIEKISVNRIAERAGINRVTFYLHYRDLPDMLEKMADEMVEDIYKVVSNHPEQASGEEWPLLESLLKHIEANARLYKVTLTFRQSTIFTDRLVKMIEEMITTRLVRQGGNPELEVERDIAIWYGSAALIGTIVKWLRRDMPYTPAYMARQITLLRSR, encoded by the coding sequence ATGGATAAAGAAATGCAAAGGTTGGATCCCCGCGTACTGCGTACGCGTCAATTACTGAAGAATGCGCTGGTTGAACTGCTGGAGGAGATGGAGATTGAGAAAATCTCGGTAAACCGCATTGCTGAACGGGCGGGGATTAACCGGGTAACCTTTTATCTGCATTACCGGGACCTGCCCGACATGCTGGAGAAAATGGCGGATGAGATGGTGGAGGATATTTATAAGGTGGTAAGCAACCATCCCGAGCAGGCTTCGGGGGAGGAATGGCCGCTGCTCGAAAGTCTGCTGAAGCATATTGAGGCCAACGCGCGGCTGTACAAGGTGACATTAACCTTCAGACAAAGCACGATTTTTACGGACAGGCTGGTAAAAATGATCGAGGAGATGATCACGACACGGCTAGTGCGCCAAGGGGGGAATCCGGAGCTTGAGGTAGAGCGGGATATTGCAATCTGGTACGGTTCAGCAGCGCTAATTGGCACGATCGTCAAGTGGCTGCGCAGAGATATGCCTTACACCCCTGCGTATATGGCCAGACAAATTACCCTGCTGCGCTCGCGATAG
- a CDS encoding DHA2 family efflux MFS transporter permease subunit → MSITTAAGNSIKKGPILFIMILGAFLATLNQTVMSVAVPELMKDFAITAATAQWLTTGYLLVNGVLIPITAYLMQRFTTRELFQTSMFVFLAGTVVSALASNFPVLLTGRMIQAAGAGIIMPLLTNVILALFPREKRGAAMGMVGLAIIFAPAIGPTLAGYILEHYSWETMFYGMIPLTLIVIVCGFIYLRNVSERTYPKIDLLSVVLSTVGFGMLLYGFSQAAGSGWASSEVLLTLGTGIVALVLFVWRQLASGNPLLDLRAFKYNMFSLTTLISVAVTIVMYADMMLLPLYLQNARGYTALESGLLLLPGALIMGLLMPVTGKLFDRFGAKWLAVTGLLIMIVTTLGFVNLTDSTSFTYLVLMSTGRRIGMALLLMPIQTLGLNQLPSKLNAHGTAISNTTRQVAGAVGTSLLVTVMTSRTTVHMKEMLAAGGAQSGTQEHMVMEASIQGINDAYLVIVGIGVLGLLLSFFIKKVGPNADKEAVQPLKQAVADNA, encoded by the coding sequence ATGAGTATAACAACAGCAGCAGGCAATTCCATAAAAAAAGGCCCCATCTTGTTCATCATGATCCTGGGTGCCTTTCTGGCGACGCTGAACCAGACGGTAATGAGTGTTGCCGTTCCGGAGCTTATGAAAGACTTTGCCATTACAGCCGCAACGGCCCAATGGCTGACTACAGGCTATTTGCTGGTTAACGGCGTGCTGATTCCGATTACGGCCTACCTGATGCAACGCTTCACCACCCGTGAGCTGTTCCAGACGTCGATGTTTGTCTTTCTGGCGGGAACGGTTGTTTCGGCACTTGCATCAAACTTCCCTGTACTGCTGACCGGACGGATGATCCAGGCTGCCGGAGCCGGCATTATTATGCCGCTGCTTACCAACGTTATTCTGGCTCTGTTCCCCCGGGAAAAGCGCGGGGCGGCCATGGGGATGGTCGGGCTGGCGATAATTTTTGCACCGGCGATCGGACCGACACTGGCCGGATATATTCTGGAGCATTACAGCTGGGAGACTATGTTCTACGGTATGATTCCTTTGACGCTCATTGTCATCGTCTGCGGATTCATCTATCTGCGAAACGTATCCGAGCGCACTTATCCTAAAATCGACCTGCTCAGCGTGGTCCTGTCCACCGTCGGGTTCGGCATGCTGCTATATGGCTTCAGCCAGGCGGCCGGCAGCGGATGGGCTAGTAGCGAAGTTCTGCTGACACTGGGTACAGGAATTGTTGCGCTGGTCCTGTTTGTATGGCGGCAGCTGGCTTCCGGCAATCCGCTGCTTGACCTGCGCGCCTTCAAATACAACATGTTCAGCCTGACTACGCTTATCAGCGTGGCCGTTACCATTGTAATGTATGCCGATATGATGCTCCTGCCGCTGTACCTGCAGAATGCCCGCGGCTACACGGCGCTGGAGTCGGGCCTGCTGCTGCTGCCGGGTGCACTGATCATGGGGCTGCTGATGCCGGTTACCGGCAAGCTGTTCGACCGGTTCGGCGCGAAATGGCTGGCGGTTACTGGCCTGCTGATCATGATCGTCACTACCCTCGGCTTCGTGAATCTGACGGATTCAACCAGCTTCACTTATCTCGTGCTGATGTCCACCGGCCGGCGGATCGGGATGGCACTGCTTCTGATGCCAATTCAGACCTTGGGTCTGAATCAGCTGCCGTCGAAGCTGAATGCCCACGGTACAGCCATCTCCAATACCACCAGACAGGTAGCCGGTGCAGTCGGAACCTCCCTGCTGGTCACCGTAATGACCAGCCGCACGACCGTACACATGAAGGAAATGCTGGCTGCAGGCGGCGCCCAGAGCGGAACGCAGGAGCATATGGTTATGGAAGCTTCCATCCAGGGTATCAACGATGCCTACCTTGTAATCGTCGGCATCGGCGTTCTCGGCCTGCTGCTCTCCTTCTTTATCAAGAAGGTCGGACCGAACGCAGACAAAGAAGCCGTTCAGCCGCTCAAGCAGGCGGTTGCAGATAACGCCTGA
- a CDS encoding YheC/YheD family protein → MKAVKDNLPQSKWLKTKLLLQSGSIKRYIPDTRRFSKSNLEQMIYSYGMIYIKPERGTYGNGVIRAERGEQQGFKYQYEEIVRHFDTFEAFHKSLAKKTGSRSYLIQKGIHLLKHNSRRFDIRVMVQVSPKGAWEATGIIGRLGHPRKIVTNYHSGGKPMAIETLLHSHLSPHRLAQLTEELNVLGVRMASHMRKTYPKIQKIGVDIGLDRSLTPWIIEVNMNPDPYIFNQLKDKSMYKKVMRYRRLQLKKKQ, encoded by the coding sequence GTGAAAGCAGTCAAGGATAACCTTCCGCAGAGTAAATGGCTAAAGACGAAGCTGCTGCTGCAGAGCGGTTCCATTAAACGCTATATTCCGGACACCCGGAGATTCAGCAAAAGCAATCTGGAGCAGATGATTTACAGCTATGGGATGATCTATATCAAGCCGGAGAGAGGAACTTACGGGAACGGGGTAATCCGTGCTGAACGTGGAGAACAGCAGGGTTTTAAGTACCAGTATGAGGAAATAGTCCGCCACTTCGATACGTTTGAAGCTTTCCATAAAAGCCTGGCAAAGAAGACGGGCAGCAGAAGTTATCTTATTCAGAAAGGCATTCACCTGCTGAAGCATAACAGCCGCCGGTTCGATATCCGGGTGATGGTGCAGGTAAGTCCCAAGGGCGCCTGGGAGGCTACCGGCATTATCGGCCGGCTGGGACATCCCCGTAAAATCGTGACGAACTACCATAGCGGCGGAAAGCCGATGGCTATTGAAACGCTGCTCCACAGCCATTTGTCCCCGCACCGCCTGGCGCAGCTGACAGAGGAGCTGAATGTACTTGGTGTGCGCATGGCCTCGCACATGCGGAAAACATATCCGAAGATTCAGAAGATCGGTGTTGATATCGGATTGGACCGTTCGCTGACCCCGTGGATTATTGAAGTGAACATGAATCCGGACCCGTATATTTTTAACCAGCTGAAGGACAAATCCATGTATAAAAAAGTAATGCGGTACCGCCGGCTTCAGCTGAAAAAGAAACAATAG
- a CDS encoding DUF6492 family protein gives MSAFSADRADNGPAIDVLIPAIEKDLGTLPFVIDGLRRHVRHPISHIYIVSPASSRIRELCARKNCIFVDETTVLPFTKQDIHYSSSRWNRSGWLYQQLLKMNGDRICREPFFLVVDADTVLIRPHRFRSGGKTVFYCRNWSQPEYFRTYRKLLGSAAPSPKSFVTHYMLFEKQKLAALKKNIEARHGLPWHAAIIRSINKKKQFGFSEFETYANYVYSKNRSAVLLRNANNKSLHSPAGSLVEKQIRKLARTYRSLSFHQRKGYSIPGKH, from the coding sequence ATGTCAGCATTTTCAGCAGACAGAGCCGATAACGGTCCCGCAATAGACGTCCTGATTCCGGCCATTGAAAAGGATCTGGGAACCCTTCCCTTTGTCATCGACGGCCTCCGCCGCCATGTGCGCCATCCGATCAGCCACATCTACATTGTCTCACCGGCCAGCAGCAGAATCAGAGAGCTCTGCGCACGCAAAAACTGTATCTTCGTCGATGAAACCACCGTTCTGCCGTTCACCAAACAAGACATCCATTATTCCTCCTCCCGCTGGAACCGGTCCGGCTGGCTGTATCAACAGCTGCTGAAAATGAACGGTGACCGTATCTGCCGGGAACCTTTTTTTCTCGTTGTTGATGCCGACACGGTACTGATTCGTCCTCACCGTTTCCGCTCTGGAGGAAAGACCGTTTTTTATTGCCGGAACTGGAGCCAGCCGGAATATTTCCGTACCTACCGGAAGCTGCTCGGGAGCGCCGCCCCTTCCCCCAAATCCTTTGTGACCCATTACATGCTGTTTGAAAAACAGAAGCTGGCCGCTTTGAAAAAAAATATTGAAGCACGGCACGGACTGCCCTGGCATGCGGCCATTATCCGCAGTATCAACAAGAAAAAACAGTTTGGCTTCTCTGAATTCGAAACCTATGCCAACTATGTATACAGCAAAAACCGCAGCGCTGTGCTGCTAAGAAATGCAAACAATAAATCACTTCATAGTCCGGCAGGCAGCCTCGTGGAAAAACAAATCCGCAAGCTGGCCCGTACCTACCGTTCTTTGTCTTTTCATCAACGCAAAGGATATTCCATTCCCGGCAAGCATTAA
- a CDS encoding sugar phosphate nucleotidyltransferase, with amino-acid sequence MQHTILLCGGSGQRLWPLSGAIRSKMFLNLLPAPGGGTESMIGRVCRQLDQAGLGDSALFVTHKDQQALVRRYTGGGYPVIGEPHKRGTFTAAALGVLHLYAGGTAKPEDTICVAPADMFADDDFFRLFHQFTDVLAASGAELALLGTRPARPSDQYGYIVPGPDIAGAYAPVIAFEEKPTRPRAEELLRAAALWNCGVFAFRLSFMLSQLQQMGLPAELKAFADCYPGLPVLSFDKEVAERTSSAVVLRHEGEWRDLGSWAALSAELQQPVTGAGGIWGESADTAIVNELNIPLHVIGVPGIVAVASHDGILVAGKHEANAIKEIMQLNAAVPGYGESSWGSYTVLDRTAGGPQQILTIKLSILPDCELPETTCHYRKHWHIVSGYGEILRNGHYAAAHPGDFFTINPGEQHGIKAHTAMELIELRMPGEADEKPIYN; translated from the coding sequence ATGCAGCATACCATTCTGCTCTGCGGCGGTTCCGGTCAGCGGCTGTGGCCATTATCCGGAGCTATCCGCTCCAAAATGTTCCTCAATCTCCTTCCGGCACCGGGCGGGGGTACGGAATCCATGATCGGCCGGGTATGCCGCCAGCTGGACCAGGCAGGGCTGGGGGATTCCGCCTTGTTCGTGACGCATAAGGATCAGCAGGCCCTTGTCCGGCGCTACACCGGAGGCGGCTATCCGGTCATCGGAGAGCCGCATAAACGCGGAACCTTTACAGCCGCAGCCCTGGGAGTGCTTCATTTGTATGCCGGGGGAACAGCAAAGCCGGAGGACACGATCTGCGTGGCTCCGGCTGATATGTTTGCGGATGATGATTTTTTCAGGTTGTTCCATCAGTTCACTGATGTGCTGGCTGCTTCAGGGGCCGAGCTTGCCTTACTTGGGACAAGGCCCGCCCGCCCTTCCGACCAGTATGGCTATATTGTTCCCGGGCCGGATATTGCCGGTGCTTACGCTCCAGTGATTGCTTTCGAAGAAAAGCCGACCCGACCCCGGGCAGAAGAGCTGCTGCGGGCAGCAGCGCTCTGGAACTGCGGGGTGTTTGCATTCCGGCTTAGCTTCATGCTGTCCCAGCTGCAGCAGATGGGTCTGCCTGCTGAACTGAAAGCTTTTGCAGACTGCTATCCGGGCCTGCCAGTGCTCAGCTTTGATAAGGAGGTTGCTGAACGCACCAGCAGCGCTGTTGTCCTCCGGCATGAGGGGGAGTGGCGTGATCTCGGAAGCTGGGCGGCTCTGAGCGCAGAGCTGCAGCAGCCGGTAACCGGCGCCGGCGGAATCTGGGGCGAATCAGCAGATACTGCGATCGTTAACGAATTAAACATTCCGCTGCATGTGATCGGCGTGCCCGGCATTGTCGCTGTAGCAAGCCACGACGGTATTCTGGTTGCCGGTAAACATGAGGCGAATGCGATTAAAGAAATTATGCAGCTGAACGCGGCCGTTCCCGGATACGGAGAAAGCAGCTGGGGGAGCTACACCGTATTGGACCGGACAGCCGGCGGCCCGCAGCAGATACTGACCATTAAATTGTCCATCCTGCCGGATTGTGAGCTGCCTGAGACGACCTGCCATTACCGCAAGCATTGGCACATTGTATCGGGGTATGGAGAAATTCTGCGGAACGGACACTATGCTGCGGCGCATCCAGGCGATTTTTTCACCATCAACCCGGGGGAGCAGCATGGGATTAAAGCCCACACCGCTATGGAGCTGATCGAGCTTCGGATGCCCGGTGAGGCGGATGAAAAACCCATATACAACTAG